From a region of the Synechococcus sp. MW101C3 genome:
- the secY gene encoding preprotein translocase subunit SecY: MLLSRGRNPSAGEILTQLIQSKGLRDRVLTTLGLLLLVRLGIYIPVPGIDRVAFQQFIQQGGQLIGFLDIFTGGGISTLGVFALGILPFINASIILQLLTAAVPQLEDLQKNEGEAGRRKIAQITRYVALGWGILQSTVFALILRQYAIPGVSAPVFVIQTSLALVAGSMVVMWISEVITERGIGQGASLVIFVNIVATLPRALGSTVELAQSGDRATVGGIVVLVLIFLVTIVGIIFVQEGSRRIPIVSAKRQVGQNTPLSARQSYLPLKLNAGGVMPIIFASAVVFLPLTIANLTRAPWLIQLAGYLSPNSSTPWLYALLFFALIIGFSLFYATLTINPVDIATNLKRSGVAVPGVRPGSATAIYLSGVQNRLTILGGLFLGAVAIIPSAVEGATQVRTFQGLGATSLLILVGVAIDTAKQVQTYVISQRYEGMVRQ, from the coding sequence ATGCTCCTTAGCCGGGGGCGCAATCCCAGCGCCGGCGAAATCCTCACCCAGCTGATCCAGTCCAAGGGTCTCCGTGACCGGGTGCTCACCACGCTTGGCTTGCTGCTGTTGGTGCGCCTGGGGATTTACATCCCCGTTCCCGGCATCGACCGGGTGGCCTTCCAGCAGTTCATCCAGCAGGGCGGCCAGCTGATCGGCTTCCTCGACATCTTCACGGGTGGGGGCATCTCCACCCTTGGTGTGTTCGCGCTTGGCATCCTGCCGTTCATCAACGCCTCGATCATTCTTCAGCTCCTCACGGCGGCGGTGCCCCAGCTGGAGGACCTCCAGAAGAACGAAGGGGAAGCCGGCCGGCGCAAGATCGCTCAGATCACACGCTATGTGGCACTGGGTTGGGGGATCCTGCAGAGCACGGTCTTCGCCCTGATCCTGCGGCAATACGCCATCCCGGGAGTGTCCGCTCCTGTGTTCGTTATCCAGACCTCCCTCGCACTTGTGGCGGGATCGATGGTGGTGATGTGGATCAGCGAAGTGATCACCGAGCGGGGGATCGGCCAGGGAGCGTCGCTGGTGATCTTTGTGAACATTGTGGCCACGCTGCCGCGTGCCCTTGGCTCCACCGTGGAGCTGGCCCAGAGCGGCGACCGGGCCACCGTGGGCGGAATCGTGGTGCTGGTGCTGATTTTCCTGGTCACGATCGTTGGCATCATTTTCGTGCAGGAAGGCAGCCGTCGCATCCCGATCGTGAGCGCCAAGCGTCAGGTCGGACAAAACACCCCCCTTTCCGCGCGTCAGAGCTACCTGCCCTTGAAGCTCAATGCCGGTGGGGTGATGCCGATCATCTTTGCGTCAGCCGTGGTGTTCCTGCCCCTCACCATCGCCAACCTCACCCGCGCCCCCTGGCTGATCCAGCTGGCCGGCTACCTCAGCCCCAACAGCAGCACGCCATGGCTTTATGCCCTGCTGTTCTTCGCGTTGATCATCGGCTTTTCGCTGTTCTACGCCACCCTCACGATCAATCCGGTCGACATCGCCACCAACCTCAAGCGCAGCGGTGTAGCCGTTCCGGGTGTGCGTCCCGGCTCTGCCACTGCCATTTATCTCAGTGGCGTGCAGAACCGGCTCACCATCCTCGGGGGTCTCTTTCTCGGTGCGGTGGCAATCATTCCCTCGGCTGTGGAGGGCGCCACGCAGGTGCGCACCTTCCAGGGTCTGGGGGCCACCTCCCTGCTGATCCTGGTGGGCGTTGCGATCGACACCGCCAAGCAGGTCCAGACCTACGTGATCTCGCAGCGCTACGAGGGGATGGTGCGCCAGTGA
- the rpsM gene encoding 30S ribosomal protein S13, with protein sequence MARIAGVDIPRDKRVEISLTYVYGIGLTRAQKILAKAGVSPDIRVKDLDDADVQKLRAAAESFTLEGDLRRQEGMALKRLQDIGCVRGRRHRMGLPVRGQRTRTNARTRRGARKTVAGKKK encoded by the coding sequence GTGGCTCGGATTGCCGGTGTCGATATCCCTCGTGACAAGAGGGTTGAGATTTCTCTCACTTACGTCTATGGCATCGGCTTGACCCGTGCCCAGAAGATCCTGGCCAAGGCCGGTGTCAGCCCGGACATCCGGGTGAAAGACCTTGACGACGCTGACGTGCAGAAACTGCGCGCCGCAGCGGAATCCTTCACCCTCGAAGGCGACCTGCGCCGTCAGGAGGGCATGGCGCTCAAGCGTCTGCAGGACATCGGCTGCGTTCGTGGCCGCCGCCATCGCATGGGCCTGCCGGTCCGTGGGCAGCGCACCCGCACCAACGCACGCACCCGCCGCGGCGCGCGCAAAACCGTGGCCGGCAAGAAGAAGTAA
- the rplN gene encoding 50S ribosomal protein L14 yields the protein MIQQETFLNVADNSGAKRIQCIRVLGTNRRYAHVGDVIVAAVKDAMPNMGVKKSDVVKAVVVRTRATLRRDTGNSIRFDDNAAVILGNDNNPKGTRVFGPVARELRERNFTKIVSLAPEVI from the coding sequence ATGATTCAGCAGGAAACCTTCCTCAATGTCGCTGACAACAGCGGCGCCAAGCGCATCCAGTGCATCCGTGTGCTGGGCACCAACCGCCGGTATGCCCACGTCGGCGATGTGATCGTCGCTGCCGTCAAAGACGCCATGCCCAACATGGGGGTTAAGAAGTCGGACGTCGTCAAGGCTGTGGTGGTGCGCACCCGCGCCACGCTGCGCCGCGACACGGGCAACTCGATCCGCTTCGACGACAACGCCGCCGTGATCCTCGGCAACGACAACAACCCGAAGGGCACGCGTGTGTTCGGTCCGGTCGCCCGTGAACTGCGCGAGCGCAACTTCACCAAGATCGTGTCACTCGCCCCGGAGGTGATCTGA
- the rpsE gene encoding 30S ribosomal protein S5 — protein MTEINETIQSSDVPAAAEGQPEQRRGGGKGGDRRGGSGGGRRGEGRRGGQERDSEWQERVVQIRRVSKTVKGGKKMSFRAIIVVGNERGQVGVGVGKAGDVIGAVRKGVADGKKHLVKVPLTRTSSIPTESRGVDGAASVLMRPAAPGTGVIAGGSIRTVLELAGIKNVLAKRLGSKTPLNNARAAIEALQALRTHKETAKERGISLEQIYS, from the coding sequence ATGACCGAAATCAACGAAACGATCCAGTCCAGCGACGTGCCAGCGGCGGCTGAAGGCCAGCCCGAACAGCGGCGCGGTGGCGGCAAAGGCGGCGATCGTCGCGGCGGCAGCGGCGGTGGTCGCCGTGGTGAAGGGCGGCGCGGCGGTCAGGAGCGCGACTCCGAATGGCAGGAGCGTGTGGTCCAGATCCGCCGGGTCTCCAAAACCGTCAAAGGCGGTAAGAAGATGAGCTTCCGCGCCATCATCGTGGTCGGCAACGAACGCGGTCAGGTGGGTGTGGGCGTCGGTAAGGCCGGCGATGTCATCGGTGCCGTCCGCAAGGGCGTGGCCGACGGCAAGAAGCACCTCGTCAAGGTTCCGCTCACCCGCACCAGCTCGATTCCCACCGAGAGCCGTGGGGTCGATGGCGCTGCCAGCGTGCTCATGCGCCCGGCCGCCCCGGGCACCGGCGTGATCGCAGGCGGCTCCATCCGCACCGTGCTTGAGCTCGCGGGCATCAAGAACGTGCTGGCGAAGCGCCTGGGCAGCAAGACGCCCCTCAACAATGCCCGCGCCGCCATCGAGGCGCTGCAGGCGCTCCGCACCCACAAGGAAACCGCCAAGGAACGGGGCATCTCCCTCGAGCAGATTTACTCCTGA
- the rplF gene encoding 50S ribosomal protein L6: protein MSRIGKAPIPIPDKVTVSLNGLSVHVKGPKGELNRTLPEGVQIRQEDNTLVVAPSTATRRSRERHGLCRTLVANMVEGVSKGFTRKLEIVGVGYRAQVQGTKLVVSAGYSHPVEVVPPEGIVFTVEGNTQVLVSGFDKELVGNEAAKVRAIRPPEPYKGKGIKYEGERILRKAGKTGKK from the coding sequence ATGTCACGTATTGGTAAAGCACCGATCCCGATCCCCGACAAGGTGACCGTGAGCCTCAACGGCCTCTCGGTCCATGTCAAGGGGCCCAAAGGCGAACTGAACCGCACCCTCCCTGAAGGTGTCCAGATTCGCCAGGAAGACAACACGCTCGTTGTTGCCCCTTCCACAGCCACCCGCCGCTCACGGGAGCGCCACGGACTCTGCCGTACGCTGGTGGCCAACATGGTCGAAGGGGTGAGCAAAGGCTTCACCCGCAAGCTCGAAATCGTGGGCGTGGGCTACCGGGCCCAAGTTCAGGGTACGAAGCTCGTGGTGAGCGCCGGCTACAGCCACCCGGTCGAAGTGGTGCCCCCCGAAGGCATCGTCTTCACCGTGGAGGGCAACACCCAGGTGCTGGTCTCCGGTTTCGACAAGGAACTGGTCGGCAACGAAGCGGCCAAGGTCCGCGCCATTCGTCCTCCTGAGCCCTACAAGGGCAAGGGCATCAAGTACGAGGGCGAGCGCATTCTGCGCAAGGCCGGCAAAACCGGTAAGAAATGA
- the rplM gene encoding 50S ribosomal protein L13, with the protein MNKTSVPSPDSLDRQWYLVDAENQTLGRLASEVASVLRGKNSPSFTPHLDTGDFVVVVNADKVRVSGNKPEQKIYRRHSGRPGGMKTETFAALQARLPERIVEKAIKGMLPHNALGRQMFRKLKVYKGAEHPHAAQQPQPLALDPSASAR; encoded by the coding sequence ATGAACAAGACCTCCGTCCCCTCTCCTGATTCCCTTGATCGCCAGTGGTACCTGGTTGATGCAGAGAATCAAACGCTCGGCCGTCTGGCCAGCGAGGTGGCCAGCGTGCTGCGCGGCAAGAACAGCCCTTCCTTCACCCCTCACCTTGATACCGGCGATTTCGTCGTGGTCGTCAACGCCGACAAGGTGCGTGTGAGCGGCAACAAGCCCGAGCAGAAGATCTACCGGCGCCATTCCGGCCGCCCCGGCGGCATGAAAACCGAAACCTTCGCCGCCCTGCAGGCTCGCCTCCCTGAGCGCATCGTTGAGAAGGCGATCAAGGGGATGCTGCCCCACAACGCCCTCGGGCGGCAGATGTTCCGCAAGCTGAAGGTCTACAAGGGTGCCGAGCATCCGCACGCCGCTCAGCAGCCCCAGCCCCTGGCCCTCGATCCTTCCGCTTCCGCACGATGA
- the rpmJ gene encoding 50S ribosomal protein L36, whose product MKVRASVKKMCDKCRVIRRHGRVMVICTNPKHKQRQG is encoded by the coding sequence ATGAAGGTGCGTGCCTCGGTCAAGAAAATGTGTGACAAGTGCCGGGTGATCCGCCGCCATGGCCGGGTCATGGTGATCTGCACCAACCCCAAACACAAACAGCGCCAGGGCTGA
- a CDS encoding adenylate kinase gives MKQRILFLGPPGAGKGTQAERLAASHNLLHLSTGELLRAEVAAGSALGQEAEAVMARGELVSDTLVLAIVRARLTCCNGGWLLDGFPRNLAQAEALQQLLEEIGQPIELVVLLALDDETLVERLLARGRADDNEAVIRNRLVVYSDQTEPLIAYYRAKGLLSSVEASGTVEAIAERISAVVG, from the coding sequence ATGAAGCAGCGCATTCTTTTTCTCGGCCCCCCAGGAGCCGGCAAGGGCACCCAGGCCGAGCGTCTCGCGGCCAGCCACAACCTCCTGCACCTCTCCACCGGCGAGTTGTTGCGCGCCGAAGTGGCTGCGGGCAGTGCGCTCGGCCAGGAAGCGGAGGCCGTGATGGCCCGTGGCGAACTGGTCAGCGACACCTTGGTGCTGGCGATCGTTCGTGCCCGTCTGACCTGCTGCAACGGCGGCTGGCTGCTCGATGGTTTCCCACGCAACCTGGCCCAGGCCGAAGCCCTCCAGCAACTGCTGGAGGAGATCGGCCAACCGATCGAATTGGTGGTGCTCCTGGCCCTCGATGACGAAACCCTCGTGGAGCGCCTGCTGGCACGCGGCCGCGCCGACGACAACGAAGCTGTGATCCGCAACCGTCTTGTCGTCTACAGCGATCAGACGGAGCCTTTGATCGCGTACTACCGCGCCAAGGGGCTGCTCAGTTCCGTCGAGGCCAGTGGCACGGTCGAGGCGATTGCCGAGCGAATCTCCGCTGTTGTGGGTTGA
- the rpsK gene encoding 30S ribosomal protein S11, translating into MAKPAKKTGAKKTKRNVPNGVAHIQSTFNNTIVSITDTAGEVISWSSAGASGFKGARKGTPFAAQTAAEAAGRRALEQGMRQIEVLVRGPGSGRETAIRALQVAGLEITLIRDVTPLPHNGCRRSKRRRV; encoded by the coding sequence ATGGCGAAGCCAGCCAAAAAAACCGGCGCAAAGAAAACCAAGCGGAATGTGCCCAACGGCGTGGCACACATCCAGAGCACCTTCAACAACACCATCGTGTCGATCACCGACACCGCTGGCGAGGTGATTTCCTGGTCGTCTGCCGGGGCCAGTGGCTTCAAGGGAGCCCGCAAGGGCACCCCGTTCGCCGCCCAGACGGCCGCCGAAGCTGCCGGCCGCCGCGCCCTCGAGCAGGGCATGCGGCAGATCGAAGTGCTGGTGCGCGGGCCTGGATCTGGCCGTGAAACCGCCATTCGTGCTCTGCAGGTGGCAGGTCTTGAGATCACCCTGATCCGTGATGTCACCCCGCTGCCTCACAACGGTTGCCGGCGCTCCAAGCGCCGCCGGGTCTGA
- the rplE gene encoding 50S ribosomal protein L5: MSLKQRYRETIQPKLLKDLSLSNIHEVPKVMKVTVNRGLGEAAQNAKALEASIAELATITGQKVVVTRAKKAIASFKIRQGMPIGVAVTLRGDRMYAFLERLIHLALPRIRDFRGVSPKSFDGRGNYTLGVREQIIFPEISYDKIDAIRGMDITIVTSARNDEEGRALLREMGMPFRSN, from the coding sequence ATGTCACTCAAACAGCGCTACCGGGAGACGATCCAGCCCAAGCTGCTGAAGGATCTCAGCCTCTCCAACATTCATGAGGTTCCCAAGGTGATGAAAGTCACCGTGAACCGAGGTCTCGGCGAGGCCGCCCAGAACGCCAAGGCCCTTGAGGCTTCGATCGCTGAACTGGCCACGATCACCGGTCAGAAGGTGGTGGTGACCCGTGCCAAGAAGGCCATCGCCAGCTTCAAGATCCGCCAGGGCATGCCGATCGGCGTCGCCGTCACCCTTCGTGGTGACCGGATGTATGCCTTCCTCGAGCGCCTGATCCATCTGGCCTTGCCCCGCATCCGCGATTTCCGCGGTGTGAGCCCCAAGAGTTTCGATGGACGGGGGAATTACACCCTTGGAGTCCGGGAACAGATCATCTTTCCGGAAATCTCCTACGACAAGATCGATGCCATCCGGGGCATGGACATCACCATCGTGACCAGTGCCCGTAACGACGAAGAGGGCCGGGCCCTCCTCCGCGAGATGGGAATGCCGTTCCGCAGCAACTGA
- the rplR gene encoding 50S ribosomal protein L18, with product MSTVSRKAQTQKRHRRLRRHLTGSAARPRLAVFRSNNHIYAQVIDDDAQSTLCAASTLDKDLRTSLTASSTCDASVAVGQLVAQRALAKGIQQVVFDRGGNLYHGRVKALADAAREAGLQF from the coding sequence ATGTCCACCGTTTCCCGCAAAGCCCAGACCCAGAAGCGTCACCGCCGTCTGCGTCGCCATCTCACCGGATCCGCCGCCCGTCCGCGGCTGGCTGTGTTCCGCTCCAACAATCACATCTACGCCCAGGTCATCGACGACGACGCACAGAGCACGCTCTGTGCCGCTTCGACGCTCGACAAAGATCTGCGCACCAGCCTGACCGCCAGCTCCACCTGCGATGCCTCCGTGGCCGTGGGTCAACTGGTGGCCCAACGTGCCCTCGCCAAAGGCATTCAACAGGTGGTGTTCGATCGTGGCGGCAACCTCTATCACGGCCGTGTCAAGGCCCTTGCCGACGCTGCCCGTGAAGCGGGCCTTCAGTTCTGA
- the rplX gene encoding 50S ribosomal protein L24 produces the protein MAAATPQPRPAKRVKMRIRKGDTVKVIAGKDKGKTGEVLRTLPYENRVVVQGINLRTRHVKPTQEGETGRIVTEEASVHASNVMVFSTSQNVPSRVAIAIQADGTKKRRLTKTGELLD, from the coding sequence ATGGCCGCCGCAACACCCCAGCCACGGCCCGCCAAGCGGGTCAAGATGCGCATCCGCAAAGGTGACACCGTCAAGGTGATCGCTGGCAAGGACAAGGGAAAAACCGGTGAAGTCCTGCGCACCCTTCCTTACGAGAATCGCGTGGTGGTGCAGGGGATCAACCTGCGCACCCGTCACGTGAAGCCCACACAGGAAGGAGAAACCGGCCGGATCGTCACGGAAGAAGCCTCTGTGCATGCTTCGAATGTGATGGTGTTCTCCACCAGCCAGAACGTTCCCAGCCGTGTCGCCATTGCCATCCAGGCCGACGGCACCAAGAAGCGCCGCCTCACCAAGACCGGCGAACTGCTCGATTGA
- the truA gene encoding tRNA pseudouridine(38-40) synthase TruA, with protein sequence MTTPRRIALCLQYEGSCYHGWQRQPHQSSVQSTLDQAIAVLEPPPSPSTVAAGRTDAGVHAAGQVVHFDATGPIPAERWPAALNGRLPASIRVLAASEQPQSWHACFSATYRRYRYTLYNGRTPNLFLAPFTWHRYRHRLDENRMRAALEGMLGTHNFAAFQRAGSSRPHARTTVQDVSLERDGDLITVEIQASGFLYGMVRLVLGQLVALGEGRLSLEQFEHRWRTGARAEVKEAAPPQGLCLLRVGYPQPIFPMSAWYDCQPRFRLRSQDPPEFSPLSPSS encoded by the coding sequence CTGACAACGCCGCGCCGCATCGCCCTCTGTCTTCAGTACGAGGGCTCCTGCTATCACGGCTGGCAACGGCAGCCTCATCAGTCCAGTGTTCAGAGCACCCTGGACCAGGCCATTGCTGTGCTTGAGCCCCCACCTTCACCCTCCACAGTTGCGGCAGGCCGCACCGATGCAGGTGTTCATGCCGCAGGTCAGGTGGTGCATTTCGATGCCACAGGCCCGATTCCTGCCGAGCGCTGGCCCGCAGCCCTGAACGGACGCTTACCTGCGAGCATCCGCGTGCTTGCTGCCTCTGAGCAGCCTCAGAGCTGGCACGCCTGCTTCTCCGCCACCTACCGGCGCTACCGCTACACCCTCTACAACGGGCGCACTCCCAACCTCTTCCTGGCGCCATTCACCTGGCATCGCTACCGCCACCGGCTCGATGAGAACCGGATGCGTGCCGCGCTGGAAGGAATGCTCGGCACCCACAACTTCGCCGCTTTCCAGCGGGCCGGGAGCAGCCGCCCCCATGCCCGCACCACCGTTCAGGATGTGAGCCTGGAACGCGACGGCGACCTGATCACCGTGGAGATCCAGGCCAGTGGCTTCCTCTACGGCATGGTACGCCTGGTGCTGGGCCAGCTTGTGGCTCTCGGCGAGGGCCGGCTCAGCCTCGAGCAGTTCGAGCACCGTTGGCGCACCGGTGCGCGCGCTGAGGTGAAGGAAGCGGCTCCGCCCCAGGGCCTTTGCCTGCTGCGGGTTGGGTACCCACAGCCAATCTTCCCCATGAGCGCATGGTATGATTGCCAACCGCGATTCAGGTTGAGAAGCCAGGATCCGCCGGAGTTTTCGCCTCTTTCGCCCAGCTCCTGA
- a CDS encoding DNA-directed RNA polymerase subunit alpha: MHQYQIDRVEHQIGEDRSQTGVFVIGPLDRGQAITLGNALRRVLMGGMEGSAITAVRIAGVNHEYATVPGVREDVLDILLNCKEVVVSSRSRDLEIGRLVATGPATVTAGDLQFSSQVQVIDLERPIATVAEGHSLELEVHVERGVGYRPVDRHNEDTSAIDLLQIDAVFMPVRRVNYTVDETAVGEGGSARERLRLEIHTSGAITPDDAMAQAANQLIALFQPLASLTIDDEPGVEPEPSAESQIPLEELNLSVRAYNCLKRAQVNSVSDLMGFSYEDLLEIKNFGSKSADEVIEALERIGISLPQSRTTA; encoded by the coding sequence GTGCATCAGTATCAGATCGATCGCGTCGAGCATCAGATCGGCGAAGACCGCTCCCAGACGGGCGTCTTTGTGATCGGGCCTCTCGATCGCGGCCAGGCCATCACCCTGGGCAACGCCCTGCGTCGGGTGCTCATGGGTGGGATGGAAGGCAGTGCGATCACGGCCGTGCGCATCGCCGGCGTGAACCATGAATACGCCACGGTGCCGGGTGTCCGCGAAGACGTTCTCGACATTCTGCTGAACTGCAAGGAAGTGGTCGTCAGCAGCCGCAGCCGCGATCTTGAGATCGGCCGGCTTGTGGCCACCGGCCCCGCCACCGTTACCGCCGGTGACCTGCAATTCTCCTCGCAGGTTCAGGTGATCGACCTTGAACGGCCGATCGCCACCGTCGCGGAAGGCCACAGCCTCGAGCTTGAAGTGCACGTGGAGCGGGGTGTGGGCTATCGCCCCGTCGACCGTCACAACGAAGACACCAGCGCCATCGACCTGCTCCAGATCGATGCCGTGTTCATGCCGGTGCGGCGGGTGAACTACACCGTCGACGAAACCGCTGTCGGCGAAGGCGGCTCGGCGCGGGAGCGGCTGCGGCTCGAGATCCACACCAGCGGCGCGATCACCCCCGACGACGCCATGGCCCAGGCCGCCAATCAGTTGATTGCCCTGTTCCAGCCGCTGGCCAGCCTCACCATCGACGACGAGCCGGGCGTGGAGCCGGAGCCCTCTGCGGAAAGCCAGATCCCTCTGGAAGAACTCAACCTGTCCGTGAGGGCTTACAACTGCCTGAAGCGTGCCCAGGTGAACTCGGTTTCCGATCTCATGGGCTTCAGCTACGAAGACCTCCTCGAGATCAAGAACTTCGGTTCCAAATCGGCCGACGAGGTGATCGAAGCCCTTGAGCGCATCGGCATTTCTCTGCCCCAGAGCCGCACCACGGCCTAG
- the rpsH gene encoding 30S ribosomal protein S8, with protein MANHDPISDMLTRIRNASEKKHQTTKVPASRLSHSIAKVLQQEGFIAQISEEGEGVQRHLVLELKYSGKHRQPTIRSVKRVSKPGLRIYKNTRQLPKVLGGLGVAIISTSKGVMSDRDARKQGVGGEVLCYIY; from the coding sequence ATGGCCAACCACGACCCGATTTCAGACATGCTCACCCGCATTCGTAATGCGAGTGAGAAAAAGCATCAGACCACCAAGGTGCCTGCTTCCCGCCTGTCGCACAGCATCGCCAAAGTGCTGCAGCAGGAAGGGTTCATTGCCCAGATCAGCGAAGAAGGTGAAGGGGTGCAAAGGCATCTCGTTCTTGAGCTGAAATACAGCGGCAAGCATCGTCAGCCCACGATCCGCTCCGTCAAGCGCGTCAGCAAGCCGGGTCTGCGGATCTACAAGAACACACGTCAACTCCCCAAGGTGCTGGGTGGTCTCGGCGTCGCGATCATTTCCACCTCCAAGGGTGTGATGAGCGACCGTGACGCCCGTAAGCAGGGTGTCGGCGGTGAAGTCCTCTGCTACATCTACTGA
- the rpmE gene encoding 50S ribosomal protein L31 yields MPKSDIHPTWYPDAKVICNGEVVMTTGSTHPELNVDVWSGNHPFYTGTQKILDTEGRVDRFMRKYGMASTDSAKKATAPAAEAVSETPAADA; encoded by the coding sequence ATGCCCAAGAGCGACATCCATCCCACCTGGTACCCCGATGCCAAGGTGATCTGCAACGGAGAGGTGGTGATGACCACCGGCTCCACTCATCCCGAGCTCAACGTCGACGTGTGGAGCGGCAATCACCCCTTCTACACAGGCACCCAGAAGATCCTCGACACCGAAGGTCGCGTCGACCGCTTCATGCGCAAGTACGGCATGGCCAGCACCGACAGCGCCAAGAAAGCCACAGCACCGGCGGCCGAAGCAGTCAGCGAAACCCCTGCAGCCGACGCTTGA
- the rpsI gene encoding 30S ribosomal protein S9, which produces MSTSTNRVVYWGTGRRKTAVARVRVVPGTGAITINGRPGDNYLNYNPSYLAAVKAPLDTLGLSTDYDLLVNVKGGGLTGQADAIKQGAARALCDLSPDNRKPLKTEGHLSRDPRAKERRKYGLKKARKAPQFSKR; this is translated from the coding sequence ATGAGCACCTCCACCAATCGCGTCGTCTACTGGGGAACCGGCCGCCGCAAGACAGCCGTCGCCCGTGTGCGCGTGGTGCCCGGCACCGGCGCCATCACGATCAATGGCCGCCCCGGCGACAACTACCTGAACTACAACCCCAGCTACCTCGCTGCGGTCAAAGCACCCCTCGACACCCTGGGGCTGTCCACCGACTACGACCTGTTGGTCAACGTCAAAGGCGGCGGCCTCACTGGGCAAGCCGATGCGATCAAGCAGGGGGCTGCCCGTGCGCTTTGTGATCTCTCCCCAGACAACCGCAAACCGCTGAAGACCGAAGGCCACCTGAGCCGCGACCCCCGGGCCAAGGAGCGTCGCAAATACGGCCTCAAGAAAGCCCGCAAGGCTCCCCAGTTCTCCAAGCGCTGA
- the rplQ gene encoding 50S ribosomal protein L17, whose translation MRHQCRVPLLGRPADQRKALLRGLTTQLIREGRVTTTKARAKALRDETERMITLAKEGTLAARRRAMGYIFDKQLVHSLFDKAQERYGDRQGGYTRIIRTVPRRGDNAEMAIIELV comes from the coding sequence ATGCGCCACCAATGCCGAGTCCCCCTTCTTGGTCGCCCAGCTGACCAACGCAAGGCACTGCTGCGCGGACTCACCACCCAGTTGATTCGCGAAGGCCGCGTCACCACCACCAAGGCCCGGGCCAAGGCCCTGCGTGACGAGACCGAGCGCATGATCACCCTGGCCAAGGAGGGCACCCTGGCGGCCCGCCGCCGGGCCATGGGCTACATCTTCGACAAGCAACTGGTCCACTCGCTCTTCGACAAGGCCCAGGAGCGTTACGGCGACCGCCAAGGTGGCTACACCCGCATCATCCGCACGGTGCCCCGGCGCGGCGACAACGCCGAGATGGCCATCATCGAGCTGGTCTGA
- the rplO gene encoding 50S ribosomal protein L15 translates to MTHTLQSLKPQAGARRRKLRKGRGIAAGQGASCGFGMRGQKSRSGSPTRPGFEGGQMPLYRRVPKLKHFPLVNPKSFTVLNVAKLSGLKAGSTVNLDVLVKEGLVTSPKHPLKILGDGDLSVKLTVQAAAFTASAREKIEAAGGTCELT, encoded by the coding sequence ATGACCCACACTCTCCAGTCCCTCAAGCCCCAGGCCGGTGCCCGGCGCCGTAAGCTCCGCAAAGGCCGCGGCATCGCCGCCGGTCAGGGTGCCAGCTGCGGCTTCGGCATGCGCGGACAGAAGTCCCGCTCCGGCAGCCCCACCCGCCCCGGCTTTGAAGGCGGCCAGATGCCGCTCTACCGGCGGGTCCCCAAGCTCAAGCACTTCCCACTGGTGAACCCCAAGTCGTTCACCGTGCTGAACGTGGCCAAGCTGTCGGGCCTCAAGGCCGGCAGCACCGTCAACCTGGATGTTCTGGTGAAAGAAGGGCTGGTCACCAGCCCCAAGCACCCTCTGAAGATCCTCGGCGACGGCGATCTCAGTGTGAAACTGACCGTTCAGGCTGCTGCTTTCACTGCGTCTGCCCGTGAAAAGATCGAAGCCGCTGGTGGAACCTGCGAGCTCACCTGA
- the rpsQ gene encoding 30S ribosomal protein S17: protein MALKERVGTVVSDKMEKTVVVAVENRFPHPIYQKTVSRTTRYKAHDEDNRCRVGDRVRITETRPLSRTKRWAVAEVLTPSGAS from the coding sequence ATGGCACTCAAGGAAAGGGTCGGCACCGTCGTCAGCGACAAGATGGAAAAAACGGTGGTGGTCGCGGTGGAGAACCGCTTCCCCCATCCCATCTATCAAAAGACTGTCAGCCGCACCACCCGCTACAAGGCCCACGACGAAGACAACCGTTGTCGGGTCGGTGATCGCGTCCGCATCACCGAAACCCGTCCCCTCAGCCGCACCAAGCGCTGGGCGGTGGCGGAAGTTCTCACCCCATCCGGCGCGAGCTGA